The DNA segment TCCGAACTGAGACCGGCTTTCGAGATTTGCATCACATCGCTGTGTAGCTGCCCTCTGTACCGGCCATTGTATTACGTGTGTGGCCCAAGGCGTAAGGGCCGTGATGATTTGACGTCATCCCCACCTTCCTCTCTACTTGCGTAGGCAGTCTTACTAGAGTCCTCAACTTAATGGTAGCAACTAGTAACAGGGGTTGCGCTCGTTGCAGGACTTAACCTAACACCTCACGGCACGAGCTGACGACAACCATGCAGCACCTTGAAAATTGCCCGAAGGAAGGTCTATTTCTAAACCGATCAATTCCCATTTAAGCCTTGGTAAGGTTCCTCGCGTATCATCGAATTAAACCACATAATCCACCGCTTGTGCGGGCCCCCGTCAATTCCTTTGAGTTTCAAACTTGCGTTCGTACTCCCCAGGTGGCTAACTTATCACTTTCGCTTAGTCTCTGAATCCGAAAACCCAAAAACGAGTTAGCATCGTTTACAGCGTGGACTACCAGGGTATCTAATCCTGTTCGCTCCCCACGCTTTCGTCCATCAGCGTCAGTTAAGACATAGTGACCTGCCTTCGCAATTGGTGTTCTAAGTAATATCTATGCATTTCACCGCTACACTACTTATTCCAGCCACTTCTACCTTACTCAAGACCTGCAGTATCAATGGCAGTTTCACAGTTAAGCTGTGAGATTTCACCACTGACTTACAGATCCGCCTACGGACCCTTTAAACCCAATAAATCCGGATAACGCTTGCACCCTCCGTATTACCGCGGCTGCTGGCACGGAGTTAGCCGGTGCTTATTCGTACAGTACCTTCAGCTATTTACACGTAAATAGGTTTATCCCTGTACAAAAGAAGTTTACAACCCATAGGGCCGTCGTCCTTCACGCGGGATGGCTGGATCAGGCGCTAACCCATTGTCCAATATTCCTCACTGCTGCCTCCCGTAGGAGTCTGGTCCGTGTCTCAGTACCAGTGTGGGGGATCACCCTCTCAGGCCCCCTAAAGATCATCGACTTGGTGAGCCGTTACCTCACCAACTATCTAATCTTGCGCGTGCCCATCTTTATCCACCTCAGTTTTCAATATAAAGTGATGCCACTCTATATATTATGGGGTATTAATCTTCCTTTCGAAAGGCTATCCCCCTGATAAAGGCAGGTTGCACACGTGTTCCGCACCCGTACGCCGCTCTCAAGTCTCCGAAGATACTCTACCGCTCAGCTTGCATGTGTTAGGCCTCCCGCTAGCGTTCATCCTGAGCCAGGATCAAACTCTCCATTGTATGTTTGTCTTGACTCACTCAAAGTTTTTTAACGCTTTAGTTTTTCCTTACTTGGTTGTTATATTGTATGTCAATGATCTTCATTTCTTTCGCTTCCTACAAACTACTTCTTCTGTCAGTTTTCGTTTCGTATTTGCGAGTGCAAAAGTAAAAAATATTTCTGAATTGACCAAATGTTTTTGAAGAAAATTTTAAAGTTTTTTTAGTAACCTTAAGCCCTCTTAAACAATCCCTCAACTCAACTCCTGCTCCCCGTTTTACCGGACTGCAAAGATACAAATCTTTTTTATTCCTACAAGATTTTTTTAATTAAATTTTGTAAAAGTTTTTTTTCGTATCCCTTTTCAGAGCTTCTATTTTTTAAACCCCGAAAGGCCTCTCCTGCGCTACCTACTTCCTTCCGTTTTCAGTGGGGCAAAGATAACAACTCTTTATCCTATATTCCAAATCTATTTAACATAAAATTTAAGTTTACGCAATTTTTGTCCTTAACTCTCTGGTTGTATGCATGAATAATTTTAAGCCTATAAGGGGAGAAAGTAAGAAGTAAGAAGTAAGAAGTGAAAAGTGAGAAGGGAGAAGGGAGATGGGAGACTGCGAAGGAGAGAGAGTGGGTGGGTCTATATATATGTATATGGGGGTGGGATGTTGGGTGCCCGTGAAAGGAGCAGGGGTTGGTCAAAGAGAAGATAAGCTAACTTATAAACTGGAAAAAGTAAAAAGTGAAAAGTGAGAGGTGGGAGTGATGGATGAAGGATAGGCAGGATATAAGGGGATGTTCTCTAAGTTATCTACCGCAGTTTTGAATTATGAAGGTTTGGAAATTTGAAAGGATGAACGTAAATCATAAATCCTAAACCAAAACTTAAAGATGAATATTCCATTTCTAAACTTTCACCTCTTACTTCTTACTTCTAACTTCTAACTCCCATCCCACCCTAGCCCGGATCGAGCGGCATGTCTGAGCTCTTTCCTGTTGTATTGGTAGCGGCGGCTTTGCCGCCGCTACCAATACAACAGGAAAAGCGAGTAGCGAGAGCCGGATTAAGCTCCTAAAATAAGAGGTAGGTTGGAGCGTGTGAAAGTGTGAAATTGTTTGTGGAAATTTTTATTGAGGCATCGTTCAAATAAAAAAGGCTCTACATAATAATGTAAAGCCTTTCTATATTATTAGAATAACAGATTATTCTTCTATCTTTTCCTTCTCTTCTTTTTTATCCGGGAAAATGAGGGATAAAATAACGGAGATTATCAATACACCTCCTACAATTCCTAAAGAAACCGGAGAAGGAATATGAATCCATGGTGCAATCAGCATCTTGACTCCAATGAAAGACAGAATAACTGCCAGTCCATAAGGTAATTTGCTGAACATGTGAATAAAATTTGCCAACAGGAAATACAGTGATCTTAATCCTAAAATCGCAAAAATATTTGATGTATAAAGGATAAACGGATCATTGGAGATAGCAAATATTGCAGGAATGGAATCCACAGCGAAAAGCACATCCGTAAATTCGATTACCGCCACCACTACCAAAAGCGGAGTCGCCATTTTCATTCCGTTCTGAACGGTAAAAAATTTATCGCCCACATAATTGTCAGAAACTTTCCAGAATCTTTTGATTAGCCTTGCTCCAGCCGTATTGCTGTAATCTTCCTCATCGTCGTCATCTCCATCACCCCAGGACTTGATTCCCGCATATACGAGGAACAGCCCGAATAAAGTCATTACAACATTAATTTTCACAGGGTGCCCGAAAATATTCATTTCAGGAAGATAGGTAAGATTGATCAATCCTACTCCGGCAAAAATGAAGATTGCCCTGAAGATAAGCGCACCAATAATTCCCCAGAACAGCACTTTGTGATGAAGGTATTTCGGAACTTTGAAGAATCCGAAAACAAGAATGAATACAAATAAATTATCTACCGAAAGTGCCTTCTCAATCCAGTAAGCAGCCTGATACTGTGTAAATTTTTCTACAGCAAGCGCATGGCTTCCGGGACCCAGGTCTGAATTGTACACCCAGTACACCACTCCCGAAAACACCATTGACAGCGAGATCCAGACAATTGACCAGATGGTGGCTTCTTTGGAAGAAACTTCATGACTTTTTTTGTTGAAAACTCCTAAATCCAGGAGCAACATGATAACTACGGTTACCGCAAATCCCCAAACCAGACCGGGATGAAGATCTAAAATGCTAGTATTTTGTCCCACTTTTAATGTGTTGTTGTTAAAATGATAAAAGCAATAGCTGTACGAATACAAATATTGCTGTTAGTTTATTATATTTTCAGATTAAATTCAATAGGCCTTGGCTAAAGCCGAATCGAAATCCTGTTTTATAAGCAGGCTAAAGCCCGCTCCTATTGAACCTTAATCTTTATAAATAATTTTGTTTTACGGTTTCAATGGTTTCCTGCAATTTTCTGTCTTTTGTAGGATCTCCGATTGCGTTGAATTTCCATTCGTTGTTTCTTCGGTAGAAAACGCCCATTACCATCGAAACGTGACCTTTGAAAGAGGCATCATTGGCAATATCGTATTTTGCAAAAACTTCTCGTACATTGGTAGGCGTTCCTTCATAAATTCTGATTGAAGCAAAAGGAATTGTTCCGAAGTCCTGCCCTTTGTAACTGTTCAGAACCAGGGCAACATGCTCTACATTTGCATCAAGACTGCTGAAATCTATGGTAATCACCTCATTGTCCAGCCCGTCGTCACCGTTCACATCACCTGTAAGATCGTCACCGCTGTGTTTAACCGCACCGTTTTTAGATTTAAGATTCCCGAAATAAATAACTTCCGTTGCATTTTTATTAGAATCGTACAAAATACAGCTTCCGTCCAGGTCTACTGCCTCGCGAGTTATCCCTCCGAAGAAACCTTTTTTCTCAATTGCACCCCAGTTTATTCCTACACACGCCTGTGTCAGAGTAGTTCCGTTTTCCTTGGTAAGGTTTATCCGTTGACCTTTTTGTAAGTTAATAGCCATCTTTTTATGTTTAGTTTGTTTATATTTTACGAGTTGTAAAAGTCGTTAATTATTATTTAAATTTAAATTCAGCATTGCGCGCAGAATATTTGTTTCTTCATTAATATCGAACATTTTGCTCATCACATCCATATTTTCGAGGTTTTTAATATAATCTTTCAGGACTGCTGTCACCTGATCGGGTAATGTTCTTTTCCTTTCAGTCATTGTTTCTTCAAGATCCTCGTTCTTTTTTTTGAGCTGATTGATGATGATCCCGCGATTTGATTCGTTGGGAGCCGTATTCAGCTTTTCCATTTTTTTAGGATCCGCTAAATACATCTTATGCCCTTCAATATCAAAGATGAAAAAATCTTCTGACTGGAAAATTTTAAACAGTTCATATTCATTTCCCGAAACCGCAAAACCGCACACAAAACGAACCTTAAAGCTCTGAATATTAAGTCTCCCCAAAAGCTTTCTTTCAATTTGATAGTCCTGATACCGGTAAGCCGGAAAATTACCTGGTTTCAGCAGTTCTTCATCAACTTCTGATCTGTAAAACTCAGCAGCATATTTTTTATAGAAATATAAAACCTCTTCCCAATTGACCGTGAATTTGTTTTCCGTGAGGTCATGATATAAATTCTTCATGTGACGCGAGAAATTTCCGCTGTATATTTTCCGATCGGTCTCAAAACCGTCTGCCTGCTTTTCCTCGAATCCGGAAATATATTTCCTGTTAATTTCTATTTCATTGATCACGGCCAGCATGTCATTTTCCTTCTGTTTTTTTATTTTCGTAAGAAGTTCAATAAGACTGTCGGTGTACTGCAGGTGAAACAATTCCAGTTTACTGTAATCAAGTCCCTTATTTTCCTGAAAAAGATTATGGATGATATCCGTCTTAATGTAGATGGAAATGATATCCACATTTTCAAAAAAATTGGCAAAAAGTTTAAGTTTTGTTAATCTTCTTTTACTTTGAGACAGTATGTTTACGGCTTCATCATTCACCTTTGTATAATGCTATTATCCTCTAACGTTTGCTTTAAGTTCGTGTTCCAGAGTCATCAGATCCTGATCCAGCTTTCTTCTTCCTTCCGCACCCTGCTTCTGGATCTGTTTTACCTCGTTCAATGTATTGATAAGTTTTGACGTTGTTTCTCTCAGCGTTTCAATTGATACAACAGTTTGCTCGTTGGCTCTTGCAACATTGATTGAATTCTGGCCGAGACGTTCTGCATTTTTTCTTAAAATCTCTTCGGTTGTCGAAGAAACTTTCTGCTGAATTTCAATATTCTGCTGCTGTCTGTACATGGCCACTGCCAAAGAAAGCTGATTTTTCCAAAGCGGAAGCGTTGTCGTAAGAATAGTCTGCGCTTTTTCAGCAATAGATACGTTATTGTTCTGAACCAGTCTGATCTGCGGAAGCGACTGCATCATGATCAGACGAACGACTTTAAGATCGGCTAATCTTCTGTCTAATCTCGCAATAAAATCTCTTTTGTCAGCAATCTGGTAATCCTGATAGTTTTGCGGCGCAGCTTCCATTGCAGCAAGTTCCGTTCCCGCCTTTTCCATTCTTAGGTTTCCGGCGATCACCAGCTCTTCGATTTGCTTGATTGCAGTGATATTACTTTCAAATATGGTCTGTAAAACAGCATTATCTTTTGTAGAAGTAATAATTCCTGCATTTACTTTATATGAGATCTGATCGATATTGTTGATGATCTTATCATATTTTGCAAATAGATTTTCAATCTGGGTCATTACGCTTTTCATGAAAGGCAATTTGCTTAAGAAGCTCTTGAATTTATTCTGATTAAGCTCTTCTACATCAACGTAATTCAGCTCCACCAATAAATTATTGATCAGTTCTCCGACTTCTCCCGAGTTGGACCGTCTTACATTCCCAAGGAAGCTGTCACTCTGGTTTGATAATGTTCTCTGAAGATCTGCCCCGAAATTCACAATGGATCCCGGATTCGTTTCATCAATAGAGTCTGCAAGAACTTCGTATTTCTGGCGTTCTTCAGATGGTAACTGGGTAAGGTTTACATTTCCTTCCCTGTCCACCACCGGGGCCGGAGGTGTATTTGGCACCTGTCCCGGTGGAGGATCCATCGGAGTCGGTTCAAATGTTTTTAAGGGTTCAATTGATCCAAGCGGATCTATGGGTTGATTAGGTTGGTTATCCATGATAAGATTATTGATAGATTTCTACAAATTTTTCGAGACCTTCTCTCTGACCGCTTCCTACGGCTTCAAATTTCCATTCGCCGTTTCTGTTATAGATTCTTCCGAATTCTACTGCTGTTTCAATGGAGAAATCTTCGTCAAGTTCGTATTTTAAAATTTCTTCGTTGGTATCTGTATTAAAAATTCTGATGAAAGAATTTCTTACCTGTCCGAAGTTTTGTCTTCTGGAATCTGCTTCGTGAATCGTTACCACAACGGTGATTTCTTTCACAGCCGGATCAATT comes from the Chryseobacterium nepalense genome and includes:
- a CDS encoding TerC/Alx family metal homeostasis membrane protein — translated: MLLLDLGVFNKKSHEVSSKEATIWSIVWISLSMVFSGVVYWVYNSDLGPGSHALAVEKFTQYQAAYWIEKALSVDNLFVFILVFGFFKVPKYLHHKVLFWGIIGALIFRAIFIFAGVGLINLTYLPEMNIFGHPVKINVVMTLFGLFLVYAGIKSWGDGDDDDEEDYSNTAGARLIKRFWKVSDNYVGDKFFTVQNGMKMATPLLVVVAVIEFTDVLFAVDSIPAIFAISNDPFILYTSNIFAILGLRSLYFLLANFIHMFSKLPYGLAVILSFIGVKMLIAPWIHIPSPVSLGIVGGVLIISVILSLIFPDKKEEKEKIEE
- a CDS encoding TerD family protein; amino-acid sequence: MAINLQKGQRINLTKENGTTLTQACVGINWGAIEKKGFFGGITREAVDLDGSCILYDSNKNATEVIYFGNLKSKNGAVKHSGDDLTGDVNGDDGLDNEVITIDFSSLDANVEHVALVLNSYKGQDFGTIPFASIRIYEGTPTNVREVFAKYDIANDASFKGHVSMVMGVFYRRNNEWKFNAIGDPTKDRKLQETIETVKQNYL
- a CDS encoding toxic anion resistance protein; protein product: MDNQPNQPIDPLGSIEPLKTFEPTPMDPPPGQVPNTPPAPVVDREGNVNLTQLPSEERQKYEVLADSIDETNPGSIVNFGADLQRTLSNQSDSFLGNVRRSNSGEVGELINNLLVELNYVDVEELNQNKFKSFLSKLPFMKSVMTQIENLFAKYDKIINNIDQISYKVNAGIITSTKDNAVLQTIFESNITAIKQIEELVIAGNLRMEKAGTELAAMEAAPQNYQDYQIADKRDFIARLDRRLADLKVVRLIMMQSLPQIRLVQNNNVSIAEKAQTILTTTLPLWKNQLSLAVAMYRQQQNIEIQQKVSSTTEEILRKNAERLGQNSINVARANEQTVVSIETLRETTSKLINTLNEVKQIQKQGAEGRRKLDQDLMTLEHELKANVRG
- a CDS encoding TerD family protein: MAINLQKGQRENINAPKFTVGLGWDINNTSTGTAFDLDASLFLLGENKKLVSDNHFIFYNNLESPDKAVIHTGDNLTGEGAGDDEQIKIDLTKIDPAVKEITVVVTIHEADSRRQNFGQVRNSFIRIFNTDTNEEILKYELDEDFSIETAVEFGRIYNRNGEWKFEAVGSGQREGLEKFVEIYQ